TATATTATTTCTGCGATTTCAAAAAATATTTATTTCATCACTGGTAATGCCGGTTCTAATATTCTTGAAAAAGATAGTAAAATCCATACTTACCTAATAAGATATAATATCAAAAATAATTTGTTTTTGAAGGTTGTAGCACATGTTGCATTACAATTAAAAATATCATATAAATTTATCCAAATAAATAGAAAAGCTAAAACATGGATTTTTTTTCATGGATCTGGAACTCTATTACTCCCTATATTCCTTGCAAAACTCTTAAGAAAGAAAGTAATTCTAATGCTACCTGGTTCTTCAAAAGCACTCAAATACGCAAGAGATCCTTTTTATAGGGTTGTCAAAATCCTAGAATCTATTAACCTAGCATTATCAACTCAAATCATTGTATATTCAAATATTTTAGTGAATGATTGGAATTTAAACAAATATAGCAACAAAATTTCTATAGCGCACGAGCATTTTCTGGATTTTTCAAGCTTTTCTCTTACGCACCCATATACGGAAAGACAAGACTTGATCGGATATGTTGGGCGTTTAAGCGAAGAGAAAGGTATTTTAAATTTAATAAAAACAGTGCCTGAAGTAATTAAGTGGAATCCTGATATAAGATTTTTAATTATAGGTGATGGAAAGCTACGTAATGAGATAGAATCGTATTTAATTAAGAGTAATATTCTTGAGTATGTTATATTTTCTGGCTGGGTATCGCATGATGAGCTTCCAAAGTACTTTAATCAAATGAAATTAATGATTTTGCCTTCCTACTCAGAAGGACTTCCAAATGTTATTCTTGAAGCAATGGCTTGTGGTACTCCAGTATTGACAACGCCAGTTGGAGCAGTCCCTGATTTTGTAGAAGATGGGAAAACTGGTTTCATTATTGAGACAAGCTCACCGGACTCTATTTTCAGAAATATAATTAGGGCTATGGAATCTCCGATCTTAAATGAAATTTCTAAGAATGCAGCTTTAAAAGTAAGAGCTGAATTTAGTTATGATTCTGCAGTTAAAAATTATGAAAGAGTCCTTTACCCATATAAATGATCAAAAATAAAGTAAGTGAGTAATGAAATTATCAAATCAATTTACTTTCTTTATGTCTAAAATATTACGTTTGGCCCAGGGATCTTAAAATGAAGATTAAAGATTACATTGAAGCTGGTATGCATATTTTTTCAATTGCTTTCCCTTATATCATACCATTCATTCTTCTAGGTGCATATTTATGTATGCTGTTTATCGGCAGATCTGATTCGGCTATCAGAGGAATAGTCATTGCAATTCCAGCAATCATTTCATGTTATTATATTATAAATCTGAAAAATGAGCAAATTGATTTAAAAAAAGATTTATATATTTTTACCTCAGAGAGCAATGTCCTTAATTACGTATTTTGGATAATTTACCTTTTTTCAATAACGGTTTTATTTATCGGCGAAAGCAGGCCCTGGTACTATTTTCTTTT
The genomic region above belongs to Methanosarcina horonobensis HB-1 = JCM 15518 and contains:
- a CDS encoding glycosyltransferase family 4 protein; the encoded protein is MDYVKYQDIGLITSPIAIANRNQLSNLVYIISAISKNIYFITGNAGSNILEKDSKIHTYLIRYNIKNNLFLKVVAHVALQLKISYKFIQINRKAKTWIFFHGSGTLLLPIFLAKLLRKKVILMLPGSSKALKYARDPFYRVVKILESINLALSTQIIVYSNILVNDWNLNKYSNKISIAHEHFLDFSSFSLTHPYTERQDLIGYVGRLSEEKGILNLIKTVPEVIKWNPDIRFLIIGDGKLRNEIESYLIKSNILEYVIFSGWVSHDELPKYFNQMKLMILPSYSEGLPNVILEAMACGTPVLTTPVGAVPDFVEDGKTGFIIETSSPDSIFRNIIRAMESPILNEISKNAALKVRAEFSYDSAVKNYERVLYPYK